A portion of the Acidobacteriaceae bacterium genome contains these proteins:
- a CDS encoding tyrosine-type recombinase/integrase: MKGAQNLRSLYRQLGDLPLNRIRANQIEPFLDGPLTAAATWYNKYCVLRQFFCYWKARNEIYRLPLPPPRRFPIQTFVPYVYSRTELRRLLVAAGVTQRDRNAVIGARTFRTLLLFLYGTGAGLGEAVQLERSDIDFRRRRILFRTSVARRAREIPIGSDLYDILLKYHRTHSHKEARKAPQFFLTKDGSQIKASTASKTFQKVRKQAGVDRDDGARYQPRMQDLRYTFAVHRLTAWFKHGADMSRMIPALSTYMGQHNLVTAERYLRQTPERFRAQLNKLSPRKGKKRWRDDAALMKFLDGLLNDTD, translated from the coding sequence TTGAAGGGGGCGCAAAACCTGCGGTCTCTGTACCGGCAGCTCGGCGATCTGCCCCTGAATCGAATCCGGGCGAACCAGATTGAGCCATTTCTCGACGGCCCTCTGACCGCCGCAGCAACCTGGTACAACAAATACTGCGTCCTACGCCAGTTCTTCTGCTACTGGAAGGCCCGCAATGAAATCTATAGATTGCCGCTGCCTCCACCCCGGCGTTTTCCGATACAAACATTTGTTCCCTACGTCTACTCGCGGACCGAACTCCGGCGGTTGCTGGTGGCCGCCGGAGTGACGCAACGGGACAGGAACGCCGTGATCGGAGCTCGCACCTTTCGCACCCTGCTTCTATTTCTCTATGGAACGGGTGCGGGGCTCGGCGAAGCGGTCCAACTGGAACGCAGTGACATAGACTTTCGCCGTAGACGCATCCTCTTTCGCACTAGCGTGGCCCGCCGTGCGCGCGAGATTCCGATTGGCTCTGATCTGTACGACATTTTGTTGAAGTACCATCGGACGCACTCTCACAAAGAGGCGAGGAAGGCCCCGCAATTCTTCCTGACCAAAGATGGATCGCAAATCAAAGCGAGCACGGCGAGCAAGACGTTCCAGAAGGTGCGAAAGCAAGCAGGCGTTGACCGAGATGACGGTGCACGCTACCAGCCGCGGATGCAGGACCTGCGATATACCTTCGCGGTGCACCGATTGACAGCATGGTTTAAGCATGGCGCGGACATGAGCCGGATGATTCCGGCACTCTCGACTTACATGGGACAACATAACCTTGTCACGGCGGAACGCTATCTACGCCAGACTCCGGAGCGGTTTCGAGCGCAACTCAACAAACTCAGCCCTCGAAAGGGCAAGAAGAGATGGCGGGACGACGCAGCGCTCATGAAATTCCTCGACGGTTTGTTGAACGACACTGATTGA
- a CDS encoding tyrosine-type recombinase/integrase, which produces MIESLSRFPSFRLRQNSAPLLKEREQFLQHLSARGLSRVTIRMTASYLLHIVRIMELTELRNVTLDEIEAAGQVWAAYVGPERRCPLPGITKYFVLRAKQWFTFNGSLAPVASPPFSVEIGHYSDALRTRGLKLDTIESYRGNVATFLRSAAPRHNTLATIRVSDLDEYFAQMRALKRSDSYIAAYCNALRSFFTYAEIMGWCLPGIPFGIRSPRLPRYRGPARGPAWKDVRRLVQKRGKAGPKELRTRAILLLLAVYGLRRGEVARLELGDFDWRSETFMVRRGKNGGIQYYPIQYEVGEAIIEYLRCRPKCASRHLFVSLCPPHPPFGVGGLFQVVSDRMKSMGIESVNAGPHGLRHACATRLLSQGSSLEEIAAFLGHRDLNSVSIYARYDIRLLRKVAAFSLSGVL; this is translated from the coding sequence GTGATCGAAAGTCTTTCACGTTTTCCGAGCTTCCGCTTGCGACAAAATAGTGCGCCGTTGCTGAAGGAAAGGGAGCAATTTCTCCAACACCTCTCTGCGCGAGGGCTCAGCCGCGTAACGATACGCATGACGGCATCCTATCTACTCCACATCGTGCGCATTATGGAGCTCACGGAGCTTCGCAACGTTACCCTCGATGAAATTGAAGCCGCGGGTCAAGTTTGGGCCGCTTACGTCGGGCCAGAAAGGAGATGCCCGCTGCCGGGAATCACAAAGTATTTTGTCCTTCGGGCAAAACAGTGGTTTACCTTCAACGGAAGCTTGGCACCTGTCGCATCACCACCCTTTTCGGTCGAGATCGGGCACTACTCCGATGCGCTGCGCACCCGTGGTCTTAAGCTGGACACTATCGAGAGCTATCGTGGAAACGTCGCGACCTTCCTCCGATCAGCCGCGCCGCGGCACAACACCTTGGCAACCATCCGAGTTTCAGATCTGGATGAGTACTTCGCGCAGATGCGCGCTTTGAAAAGATCGGACAGCTACATCGCAGCATATTGCAATGCACTGCGCTCCTTCTTCACCTATGCTGAGATCATGGGCTGGTGCCTCCCTGGTATTCCCTTTGGCATCCGCAGTCCGAGGTTACCTCGGTATCGAGGCCCTGCCCGCGGGCCGGCATGGAAGGACGTGCGCAGGCTCGTTCAGAAAAGGGGAAAGGCCGGCCCAAAGGAACTCCGCACCCGCGCCATCCTGTTGCTTCTGGCAGTGTACGGTCTGCGTAGAGGTGAGGTAGCCAGACTCGAACTTGGCGATTTTGACTGGCGCAGTGAGACATTCATGGTGCGTCGAGGAAAGAACGGGGGGATCCAGTACTACCCGATCCAGTACGAAGTAGGCGAGGCGATCATTGAGTACCTCCGGTGCCGTCCCAAATGCGCTTCCCGCCACCTTTTCGTCTCTTTGTGTCCGCCACATCCTCCCTTTGGGGTTGGCGGATTGTTCCAAGTTGTATCGGACCGGATGAAGAGCATGGGTATCGAGTCGGTGAATGCTGGCCCGCACGGACTTCGTCACGCCTGCGCCACTCGCTTGCTCAGCCAAGGCTCCTCCCTGGAGGAGATCGCAGCCTTTCTTGGACATCGCGACCTCAATTCTGTGAGCATCTATGCCCGCTACGACATCCGCTTGCTGCGTAAGGTGGCGGCCTTCAGCTTATCGGGGGTGCTATGA